The Helicobacter sp. 11S03491-1 sequence CAAAACCATTTTTTAATCCATAATATGCCCCTATAAAAAATACTCTACCGGTATAAAATAAAACCGGTGTACTTAAAGCAAAAGAAACAAGATTTAAAACATCTTTCATTTCTTTGCCCATACCCAAAAAATACCCGGCATATTGGGCAACAGCTATCCACATAATATTCATTGTGCAAAAAATCGCTATAACCATAGAAATATAGTAACTTTTGCGATCTTTTTTTGCTTGAAATTCTTGAATTTTTGGATCATAAACATAAGCATTATAACCAATAGAACGAATAAGAGTAATTATTTGTGAAGGGGCTATTTTTGAAATATCAAAAGTAATTTTTGCTTTATTATTTGTATAATTAATATTGACTTCATAAATACCTTCTTGAGAGTTGAGAACTTTTTCATTCAGCCAAATACATGCCGCACAATGAATCCCCTCTAAAATCAAAGCAATCCGGGAAAGCCCACTACCGGTAATGATATATTTTTGGGCAAATGCAGGGGTATCATATGAAGATAAATCTTGCTCAGAATAATCTCTTAAAGGTGGGGTAAGAGTTTTTTCTCCTACTTTATCATAAAACCCTTCCAAACCACTCTTTTGAAGTAAGAAATATACGCCCTCACAACCATTACAACAAAAATACAAATCTTTTCCTTGATATTCACATTTCTTCAAAGCATTATCCGGATATTCTAAATGACAATGAGAACAACGTTTCATCAAATACCTTTTTTAGATTCTATGCAAATATCTTCTGCAAATACTTTAATACTATAAGTATTTGCATGAGCATAAATTGCTTTTACCTCATCAGAATTGTCTGTTTGAAGTTTGGATTGATGTGTGATTAATGGAGGGAGAATTTTAAGACTTGATTTAGTGCGAATCCTTGCTTTACATAACAACAAGCTAGCCTCCTTGTCCAAACGCGGGTATACAAATCGCGCAATTTCGGCATTCAATCCCATATCTTTGAGCATATAAAAAATGCGATGAGATTCTTTTGCATCATAACAAAATACAAAACTGCCTTGAGGTTTCAACAATCTTTTTACTTGCATACATAGTTTTTCAAATGGCAAAAATTCTTCACTCCTAGCTATACAAATCCGTTTATTTCCGGCGCTTACAATACCCGATCGATAAAATGGAGGATTGGATACAATCATGTCAAATTTTTGG is a genomic window containing:
- a CDS encoding methyltransferase translates to MDKKILKIYQLHDGYCYNSDSLFLYDFARGFVKKTDSILDVGSGSGVVGLLCARESGAELMMIEIDSSMVFLSELNAKSAGIQARIVCKNFLEFQSIQKFDMIVSNPPFYRSGIVSAGNKRICIARSEEFLPFEKLCMQVKRLLKPQGSFVFCYDAKESHRIFYMLKDMGLNAEIARFVYPRLDKEASLLLCKARIRTKSSLKILPPLITHQSKLQTDNSDEVKAIYAHANTYSIKVFAEDICIESKKGI